The Rattus rattus isolate New Zealand chromosome X, Rrattus_CSIRO_v1, whole genome shotgun sequence genome has a window encoding:
- the LOC116888253 gene encoding LOW QUALITY PROTEIN: vigilin-like (The sequence of the model RefSeq protein was modified relative to this genomic sequence to represent the inferred CDS: deleted 2 bases in 2 codons): protein MNSKRNSASYQNMSVQKENHYKSSNDVVHMSRYNKEVTEHPKKRNFSENPEETAESSSINIFKAGELSTLTQVFHVLLEKEYYLTQFGEGTLAKFYAHIMENTGVNLESSFVKDQGLYVTVFGNSEAVTNAENEILKWCQEKYLPLTLISKQEHCFFLDQTGDKSQDTEQEAEINAQIISPHNQSHCINTVDTNLTKMKSSDGSPSTSDRNSKSDIQILEMEKAFNPRIGKPYLQASDIFQETEEHVPFQFSSANETDVDINERKLNVDQTRCHKNDMTEKSSTITEGMMMKFQGNYTRSLKRNFLEEILETSEDSTGQSPSESISDSMTQHSEPDSSGEIFNEVDGNDDDYIVSSVFAPSWLHRFIIGKKGEKIAEISECVPKVQIHFTAKDKITLKGPIDDVNYAQEKFDIIVKDLISRMEYTEINGDSKFHKYLTGSNGEILNKIAERNQVSITMVPENELNHTIRIEGESLGVQQTKKELLDLANNLEEEYSQDIIIKHQFHHILIGQKGERVREICKKFPDVILNFPHPAEKSDIVQLIGPRYESEKCAQYLENMLTDIKENNYSISISIIKKLHKRLIGKGASNIKKISETTNTKISFPPENCNSEEFIITGYPENCEIARNWILSIQQEIADTAEEEITIPTNLYKYLNNPKECLLNSIIEECGKIHLHFPKNKSSLNKVIIMGSVESVEKAKTQLLKLAEEEQAKNYCEKIRVKSQYHQFLVNKNGGNISQICDETGACVLFPNHTNKDQESLTITGTEESVKEVQKRIEDLVKGFENEVDDSILINRRFHHYFVMRRGQLLKEMTEEYGGVAITFSYAGRQNTKVTIKCAKPCVEAAKKHIKAIFEPLGSQVTTRYVIPQNFQPFIMGPITSRIQQIARDYKVEIKFPDIEKPAINMDLATQEKGKEKWKKPAKDLCPNSPRKSDTIFISGQVENCKAATEALASIIPVTAEVHVPLHLHPYIIGNKGSGLRKLVKEFEVHMQPPQPGKNSDIISIMGLAANVEQAKMKLQKRVKALQIEIEDRTLRNFKLVFNLDPKYRAKITGHKGLLITQICTEHDVTVRFPKKGSHEVQDQITITGYKENTLAARDAIMRVLHKIEKTISKEITLNQQVRGNVFGFRGKTINKIMDQYQVDIRSPPKGSYNPNITVTGLPDNVEKAIEHILNLEKYYLSAAINHGSQQEEAKSMSLCNIAMTPPKSFVRKYVPCYAKTTTKLPDVDNCEHFPRLKQRISSKTHPSKL, encoded by the exons ATGAATTCCAAAAGAAATTCTGCTTCATACCAAAACATGTctgttcaaaaagaaaatcattataAAAGTTCAAATGATGTGGTTCATATGTCCAGATATAACAAAGAAGTCACTGAACacccaaagaaaagaaacttttcagaaaatcctgaagaaactgcagaATCATCaagcattaatatttttaaggctGGGGAACTTTCAACCCTCACTCAGGTTTTTCATGTATTACtagaaaaagaatattatttgACTCAATTTGGTGAAGGTACATTAGCAAAGTTTTATGCACATATCATGGAAAACACTGGTGTCAACTTAGAATCATCTTTCGTCAAAGACCAAGGTCTTTATGTGACAGTGTTTGGCAACTCAGAAGCTGTCACAAATGCTGAGAATGAAATTTTGAAATGgtgtcaagaaaaatatttacctttAACTCTCATTTCCAAACAAGAACATTGCTTTTTTCTAGACCAGACTGGTGATAAATCACAAGATACGGAGCAAGAAGCTGAAATAAATGCTCAGATCATAAGTCCACATAATCAGAGCCATTGTATAAATACTGTTGACACAAATCTTACAAAGATGAAGTCTTCAGATGGAAGCCCATCTACATCTGACAGAAATAGTAAGAGTGATATCCAGATATTAGAAatggagaaagcatttaatcCCCGAATTGGTAAGCCATACCTTCAAGCAAGTGACATTTTCCAAGAAACAGAGGAACATGTCCCTTTTCAATTCTCTAGTGCCaatgagacagatgtagatattaATGAGAGAAAACTGAATGTGGATCAGACACGTTGTCATAAAAATGATATGACTGAGAAGTCCAGTACTATAACTGAGGGTATGATGATGAAGTTTCAAGGCAATTATACCAGAAGCCTCAAAAGAAATTTTCTGGAAGAGATCCTAGAAACAAGTGAAGATTCAACAGGACAATCACCATCAGAAAGCATATCAGATTCTATGACACAACACAGTGAGCCTGACAGTTCTGGGGAAATATTTAATGAAGTTGATGGCAATGATGATGATTACAttgtttcttcagtctttgctccttCTTGGTTACACAGGTTTATTATTGGTAAGAAAGGTGAGAAAATAGCTGAGATATCAGAGTGTGTGCCAAAGGTTCAAATACACTTTACAGCTAAAGATAAAATAACGCTGAAAGGACCAATAGATGATGTAAATTATGCTCAAGAAAAATTTGACATCATTGTCAAGGACCTAATCAGTAGAATGGAATATACTGAGATAAATGGTGATAGTAAATTTCACAAGTACCTGACAGGGAGTAATGGAGAGATCCTAAATAAAATTGCAGAGAGGAACCAAGTCTCTATCACAATGGTTCCTGAAAATGAATTGAACCACACAATTCGAATTGAAGGAGAATCTCTGGGTGTCCAACAGACC AAAAAAGAACTCCTTGATCTGGCTAATAACTTGGAAGAAGAATACAGCCAGGACATAATCATCAAACACCAATTTCACCACATACTTATTGGGCAAAAAGGTGAAAGAGTTCGTGAAATTTGTAAGAAATTCCCAGATGTTATACTCAATTTTCCACATCCTGCAGAGAAAAGTGATATTGTTCAACTGATAGGACCAAGATATGAATCAGAGAAGTGTGCACAGTATTTGGAGAATATGTTaacagatattaaagaaaataattattctatAAGTATTTCTATCATAAAAAAGCTTCACAAAAGGTTAATTGGAAAAGGAgcttcaaacattaaaaaaatctctgaaacaaCCAACACCAAGATTAGTTTTCCACCAGAAAACTGCAATTCAGAAGAGTTTATCATTACTGGATATCCAGAAAATTGTGAGATTGCACGTAACTGGATACTTTCAATTCAGCAAGAGATAGCTGATACTGCAGAGGAGGAAATTACCATTCCTACTAATCTATACAAATATTTGAATAATCCCAAAGAATGTTTATTAAATTCAATCATAGAAGAATGTGGGAAGATCCATCTGCATTTTCCAAAAAACAAGTCAAGCCTGAATAAAGTCATTATCATGGGCTCTGTTGAAAGTGTTGAAAAGGCCAAAACACAGCTTCTAAAACTTGCAGAAGAAGAGCAAGCCAAGAATTACTGTGAGAAAATTCGTGTCAAATCACAATACCATCAGTTCCTTGTGAATAAAAATGGAGGTAATATTTCCCAAATCTGTGATGAGACCGGGGCATGTGTCCTTTTCCCTAACCATACGAATAAGGATCAAGAATCCCTCACAATTACAGGGACTGAGGAATCTGTTAAAGAGGTGCAAAAACGAATAGAGGATTTAGTTAAAGGCTTTGAGAATGAAGTGGATGATTCCATACTAATAAACCGTAGATTTCACCATTATTTTGTCATGCGGAGGGGgcagcttttaaaagaaatgacagaagagTATGGTGGTGTAGCTATTACATTTTCTTATGCAGGGAGACAGAATACAAAAGTCACAATAAAATGTGCAAAACCTTGCGTTGAAGCAGCAAAGAAACACATTAAGGCAATTTTTGAGCCTTTGGGCTCCCAAGTTACAACACGATATGTTATACCCCAGAATTTCCAACCTTTTATCATGGGACCAATAACTTCACGAATCCAACAAATTGCTAGGGATTATAAAGTTGAAATCAAATTTCCAGATATAGAGAAGCCAGCCATAAATATGGATCTAGCTactcaggaaaaaggaaaagaaaagtggaaaaagCCTGCCAAGGACCTT TGCCCTAATTCCCCAAGGAAAAGTGACACCATATTTATCTCAGGCCAAGTGGAAAATTGCAAGGCAGCTACTGAAGCTCTAGCATCTATAATTCCTGTCACTGCTGAAGTTCATGTGCCCCTTCACCTACATCCGTATATCATTGGGAACAAGGGAAGTGGTTTACGTAAACTAGTAAAGGAATTTGAAGTTCATATGCAGCCACCACAACCTGGAAAAAATTCTGATATCATATCTATTATGGGCCTTGCAGCAAATGTGGAACAAGccaaaatgaaattacaaaagcGGGTCAAGGCTTtacaaatagaaatagaagatcGGACCCTAAGAAATTTTAAGTTAGTGTTCAACCTAGATCCTAAATATCGAGCTAAGATCACTGGTCATAAGGGCTTGCTTATTACTCAAATTTGCACAGAACATGATGTTACTGTCCGTTTTCCAAAGAAAGGAAGCCATGAGGTGCAAGACCAAATCACTATTACTGGTTATAAAGAGAACACTCTAGCTGCTCGAGATGCAATAATGAGAGTgttacataaaattgaaaaaacaatttCTAAAGAAATCACACTAAACCAGCAGGTTCGTGGCAATGTTTTCGGATTCCGTGGAAAAACCATCAATAAAATCATGGATCAATACCAAGTAGATATACGTTCACCTCCAAAAGGGTCTTATAATCCTAATATCACAGTGACTGGGCTCCCTGATAATGTAGAAAAAGCAATTGAACATATCCTTAATCTTGAAAAGTATTATCTGTCAGCTGCTATAAACCATGGATCTCAGCAAGAAGAAGCTAAGAGTATGTCCCTTTGCAATATAGCCATGACACCACCCAAAAGTTTTGTGAGAAAGTATGTTCCCTGTTATGCTAAAACAACCACAAAGCTCCCAGATGTAGATAATTGTGAACACTTTCCAAGATTAAAACAGCGAATATCATCTAAGACTCATCCTTCAAAATTGTGA